Part of the Brevibacillus brevis genome is shown below.
CCCGCACTTGCACCTCATCCCCTTCGATACCGGCTACGGTACCTTCCCACAGGTTGGTCTCGCCGATGAAAGAGGCGACAAACCGGTTCACCGGCCGGTGGTAAATGTCGTGCGGCGTGCCGATCTGCTGGACCTCGCCGCTTTGCATCACCATGATCCGGTCCGACATGGACATGGCTTCCGCCTGATCATGGGTCACGTAGATCGTCGTGATCCCCAGCTCGAGCTGGAGCCGTTTGATCTCAAAGCGCGTCTCCTCCCGCAGCTTGGCGTCCAGGTTGGACAGCGGCTCATCCAACAGCAGAATCTGCGGCTCGATGACCAGCGCCCGCGCCAACGCCACCCGTTGCTGCTGCCCTCCGGAGAGCTGGTCGATCCTGCGATCGCCGTACCCTTCCAGACGGACCAGCTTCATTACGCGCTCCACGCGCTCCTTCGTCTCCGACTTGGATACTTTGCGGACCTGCAGCCCGAAGGCGATATTTTCAAAGACTGTCATGTGCGGAAACAAGGCGTAGTTCTGAAAAACCATCCCGGTATTCCGCTTGTGAGGAGGAACCGACGTGACCTCCTGATCGCCGAAGCGGATGTGGCCTTCCGTCGGATAGTAAAAGCCCGCGATCATCCGCAAGGTCGTCGTCTTGCCGCAGCCGCTTGGGCCGAGAAACGTGAAAAATTCGCCGGATTCGATGTGAATGTGTACGTCTTCTACTCCTTTTGCGTTGCCGAAACGCTTATATACATGGTCCAGTGTTACGCTGCTCATCCGATTTTGTTTCCTCCTTCATGGCGAGTCGTGGCGAGGAGGCAGAAGTGACTAGACGGAAAGGACCAGTCCTTCCCGTCTAGCTTTCCTGTCACTTCTTTCCTTTGCCCTTGATGTTTTCATCCCAATGCTGCATCCATTCCTTTTCCTTCGCAGCCATGACGCTCCAGTCGAGATCCAGCGGCTTGAGCTCCAGGTTTTTCATGAAATCAGGCAGGTCGTCCTTGCTGATGTCGGTGCGCGCCGGGAACTGGAAGCGTTCCTTCGCCAGCGTGGAAGCCATTTCCGGACTCATGAGGAACTCCATGAACTGCTTCGCGGCATCCAGGTTTTTCGCGCCTTTTACGAGTGCCACTCCGTCGACGAGAATCGGCGCTCCGCTCTTCGGATAGACGAAGTCGTACGGGTGGTTGTTCTTTTTGCTCTGCAGGAGAACGTCTTGCAGGTTCCACAGGGAGATCACGCCTTCCTGACGGTCCAGCTTGAGGTACAGGTTGGTCGGGTCCTGCGTGTACTCCTTCGTGTTGGCGTCCAGCTTCGTCAGCCAGTCGTAGCCTTTTTCCGGGGTATCCGCGCCTTGGCGGTAAATCATAGCCGAGTAAATGGTCCGCATCGTTCCGGAAGGCAGGACGTTGCGAATGACGATCTTGTCCTTGTATTTCGGATCGATCAATTCGTCCCAATCTTGCGGCACTTCTTCTTTTTTGAGCGCCTGCGAGTTGTACATGATGACTTCAGGGAGCAGCATTTCGCCGTACCAGCGATCCTGCGCGTCCTTGTACAGATCCGGCACCTTGTCGGCAAACGTCGGTTTGTACGGCTCCAGAAGCCCTTCGTCCGCTGCTGTGCTCAGCGCAGACTGCGTACCGCCCCACCAGAAATCCGCCTGCGGGTTGGCCTTTTCCGCGCGGACGCGCTCCAGGATTTGCTGTGCGCCCATCTCCAGCGTTTCCACCTCGATATTCGGATACTTTTCGTTGAACTTCGGCAGCACGACCTCGAAGATGTTTTTATCGCGCGCAGTGTAAATCACGAGCTTTTGCTTTTCTCCGGATGGGGCCGGTGTCGATGCCGGCTGGCTTGACCCTTGTCCGCCGCCATTGCCTTGATCTGCCGGCTTCGCTTCCTGGCCTCCTCCCGAGCATGCAGCTACCGTCAGGGCCAAGGAACCCGCGAATACGCCCTGCATCCATTTTTTCAGCTTGCTGTTGGTCTTTTTCAAAATTGACTCCCCCTCTTTTCTTCTCACACTTTTTCCAGCAGTCTCGTGGACGGAAACGCTTCCAGGACGCTGTGCACGGCACCGATCAGCCCCGCCTGCTCGCCAAGGCTCGCCTTTTCGAGGCTAGGCACTTCCGGCACCCACTCGCTCAGCCATTCGTGAATCCGCTTCACCCCTTCTTCGTCGACATGGACCATCTCCCCGCTCAGGATCAAAAGCTCCGGGTTCAATACGCTGACGATGTTGGCCATCCCGTACGCCCAATGACGGTACACGTTTTCCAGCAGCATCTGCGCTCGGCGTTTTGCTGCCGGGCATGGCGGATGAGCTCCTGTATGACACTCGACCCTTCCTGAAGGTCGGAGAGAAATCCCTTGGCCTGCTCCTTGATTCCAGGGGCGGAATAGTGTGTCTCGAATACCCCGGACGCCTTTCTCGTGCGATTATGTACGGGTCCGATCATCATGAAGCCGATTTCTCCGGCCGCCTCTCTGCTCCCCCGGTAAAACTGTCCGTCCAGGATGATGCCCGAGCCGATCCCGGTCCCTACGTACATGTAGACGACGTGCGAATGTCCGACGCCCACACCGCGGACGTACTCGCCCAGTGTCATCATATTCACGTCGTTGTCGATGATGACGGGCACTCCCAGGCGTGCTTCGATGGTCTGCTGAATCGGCGACCCCATCCATCCCGTGCTCGGGGAAAAACTGACCGTCCCGCTGTTGCGCTGCGTGACCCCTTGGAGGCCAACCCCGATGCCAAGCAGCCTGTCGCGGGATATGCCGCTCTCGGCGAGGAGCCGGTCCAGGCCCGCAGCCAAGTCCTCGATGACGGTTTCCCCGCATTCCGGCTGCGCCAAACGCTTGCTGCAGCGAGCCAAAAACTCGCCTCTCAGGTCCGCGACCGCCATCTCCAGCGTCGAGCCGTCAAAGACTGCTCCGGCTATGGCGTACGCCTGATAGTTGTACTCCAGCAAGATCGGCTTTCGCCCGCCTTTGGAGTCTCCCATGCCTACCTCGCACAGCAGCCCTTCCTGGATCATCTCGTCGACCAGCGCGGAAACACACGGGCGGCTGAGCTGCGTCTGTTTGGCGATGTCGGCGCGGGATATTTGCCCGTGCTGGATCACCTGCTGCAGTACCTCTTCCTTGTTCAGGTTTTTTACCCGCTTGCCGTTGCCTGTTTTTCTAGGAACACGCACGCCTCGTCATTCACCACCCTGTCAGTTAGTTAAGTTTACTAACAAAGTTATCCAAATTATACCTGCCCACTCGACAATAGTCAAACTATTTGCTCTCATCTGAATTGGGTATTCTGCATCATTTTGGATAAACCGTGGAAGCGACGCGTGTCTGTTGGTCCGCCGCACTTGGAAAACCTGGCTACGCCATGCCTTTAGGTATAGCCGCGGTACCCAAAGGGCACAAGTCTTGCTATCTCACTGTGTTCGAAGTCTCGCTATGTTGCCCTTATACTGGATAGGAATGTTATCAATTCCTATCTGTACAAAAAACGACTGCCCGATGGACAGTCGTTCTGGTTTGTCTATTTCGCCGAAGCCGATTGTTTTTGGGGATGCTCGCCCTCGTTTTTGCCCAGTTCGTGCTTGATAAACAGGTAGCGCTCGATCTCGCGAAGCAAAACGAACAGCGAAGCCCGCGTCTCGAACTCCTCCCGCGAAGTCGGCAGGCCCGTGTCCCTGATCTCATGGCGCATGACGCGCAGCTGATCCAGGAAGCGGTAGGCGGTGTTCCCGGGATGCACCGAGTCTGCGAGCTTTTCCAAAAAGTCGGCGATCTGGTGGCCTTGTGGGACCTGTATATCGAGCGTGGAGATGATCGGCATCATCCGCTCCAGCAGTTCAAATTGTTTTTCCCGCATCACGAAGTATTGGTAGTAGGAGTCTTCCTCCCGTTTTCCCAGGCGGTTGTCGACGGAGCGCGACGCCAGCTCGATGGCCTTGCCGAGCAGCCCGGGCGTCTCGATCATTTCCCGCCCTTCCCAGTCGCTCTCGCCGTGCCGCAAATAATAGGACAACTCCCGCAATATCTTGCTGAATTGCTTTTCGACCTGCTCCTGCATGGATTTGAGCTCCTTGTCCAGGCTGGGCATGTACAGATTGACGACCAGCGCCACCCCTACCCCGACCACGAGCAGCGCCAGCTCGTTCAAGACCAGCGGCAGATCCATTCTTTGCGACGAGTACAGGTGCATCATGACGACCATGCTCGTGATAAAGCCTTCCTGAATGCCAAAGCGTACCGCCAGCGGCATAAAAACGAGAATCGCCAGCATGATAGCGAGCGGAGAATAGCCTAAAAGAGAAAACAGCGCCATCCCGATGCCGAGTCCCAGCAGGCTGGCCAGGATGCGGTTGCCGGCAGTGCGAAACGACTTCTTTACCGTGACTTGGATGCACAGGATGGTGATGATCCCTGCGGAAGCCGGAAACATCAGATCAAATTGCTGGGCGAGCAAGATGGCTATGGCTGTTCCGATAGCCGTCTTGAGCGTGCGATAGCCGATTTTTAACGAAAGAAACCTCAATCCTGCTCTCCTCCACGTTGAAAAAAATAGGTTCCTGTTTCATTACCTTTACCAATGTACCAAAAAGCGCCAAGGAACCAAAGTTAAGACTTTGTTACAAGAAAGAAAGCGGATGCCGCTTCATCGGGCATCCGCTTGGTCGAGCGATCACAGCTTTTTTCCGCACGCCGGGCAGTACTGGTAGTCCTCTTTGAGCGCTTCCCCGCAATACGGGCAAAACGCCTTGGCACCCTGTCTCTCCTCTTCCGTGCGGGCGGCCGCCGCTTCCCCGAATCGCAGGTTCAGCGGATCTGCTTCCTCCCGCGAATCGGTAATGTCGTACAGGGACATCCGCTGCTTGGACGTCGCGTTTTTCAAATGGTAGATAGCCTGAAAGATTCCCATGCCGACGAAGAGAATCCCGAAAGCCGGGAATAGGAAGCCGATCGGAAACGGAGCCTCGCGCGTGATGGAAAACGCGATGAAGGTCCAGAAAATGCCGAACACAATGGCGGCCACACTTCCCGCCGCACTCATCGCCGAAGGGCCGCGACCTGGTTTTATGCTTTTCAAACGAACACCTCCCTGGAACATCGTAACCCAAATGGAGATTCTTGACAAAAGAAAATCCCCTTTCAAAACGGCGGCATGCTTTGCTGCCCTTCCAGAAGGGGATGTCGATGGCTCGATTTTCTGCCTTACGCGAATGACGGCTTTCCACCGTCGACGTCACCGCTCAGCACTTTCCAGTACTCTTTGTCGGTCCCTTCGACGGAAGGGCCCACGAACAATTCCGCCCCCGGCGATCTGCTCCCTGCAATAGCCGCCAGGCTGCTCTCCGATTCTCCAGCAGCTTTTCGGACTTGTCGGCTGACCTTGTATACACCGGCAGCGGTTCCATAACGCCCCATCATTCTGCTTTTGCGAGTCATACGGAATCCCCTCCAATGAGATAGTTTATGGTTCGAAGCAAGTCGATATTTTCCTCCACAATCCTGGTCAAGTCGGCGTTTTCCAGCGGCTGCTGTCCCGAAAAGTGCACGGAGAGTACGTGATTGTACCCTAAAGGATAGCATAGCACATATACGTGAGCAAGTTCCTGCCGTTTAAAAAATGTCCATTTTCCGCTGAGAAACACGTCCAGGACGTAAATCTTCTGTTGTTCCTCCGCTTTCGGCGAGGCCGGCTGGAACGGAAAAAAGCGGCCTCTCCCTATATTGCCTCCCACTTGCCCGATCCCGTCGTTCCCCCGCTTTTGCCAAAAGGCAGCGCCCGTCACGCGATAACGCTCCGGAGGGATGATCGAGTTTCGCACGGCTTCGCTCAAGGCACTGTACTTCTCCTGCGCATTCGTCACCGTGACATTGCGATTATATTCCCAAAAGAAATGCAGGATACTTTGTTTCTGCAAAAGCTCCAGCTCCTTTTGCTCCAAGAGCTTTCGCGGATCCTGAAAGCAGCCCAGCTCCTGAACCTTCCGGGCGATTTGCCGGCATGCCACCGCTACCGCCGCCTCGGCGTTTTGGTCGGACCTGTGCTCGTAGGTCAGGAGCGTCAAGCCGTGAAGGTCCGATAGCAGGTGATAATCCGAAACGGTGTGGTCGGGGATCAGATCATCCCGTTCTCTCACCTCGCGAGGAATCACGGCAAACACGCGCTGGCGCCGCAGCTTTCCCCA
Proteins encoded:
- a CDS encoding ABC transporter ATP-binding protein, with the translated sequence MSSVTLDHVYKRFGNAKGVEDVHIHIESGEFFTFLGPSGCGKTTTLRMIAGFYYPTEGHIRFGDQEVTSVPPHKRNTGMVFQNYALFPHMTVFENIAFGLQVRKVSKSETKERVERVMKLVRLEGYGDRRIDQLSGGQQQRVALARALVIEPQILLLDEPLSNLDAKLREETRFEIKRLQLELGITTIYVTHDQAEAMSMSDRIMVMQSGEVQQIGTPHDIYHRPVNRFVASFIGETNLWEGTVAGIEGDEVQVRAASGHVLSGLRQNASPQARLTVGEKVTLSIRPESIMESAAVEGTNVVSGSVVLAEFTGACVNYVTSIGDEQLRSMSINLGRPVKQRGETIALHIPKESIYFAG
- a CDS encoding extracellular solute-binding protein, with translation MKKTNSKLKKWMQGVFAGSLALTVAACSGGGQEAKPADQGNGGGQGSSQPASTPAPSGEKQKLVIYTARDKNIFEVVLPKFNEKYPNIEVETLEMGAQQILERVRAEKANPQADFWWGGTQSALSTAADEGLLEPYKPTFADKVPDLYKDAQDRWYGEMLLPEVIMYNSQALKKEEVPQDWDELIDPKYKDKIVIRNVLPSGTMRTIYSAMIYRQGADTPEKGYDWLTKLDANTKEYTQDPTNLYLKLDRQEGVISLWNLQDVLLQSKKNNHPYDFVYPKSGAPILVDGVALVKGAKNLDAAKQFMEFLMSPEMASTLAKERFQFPARTDISKDDLPDFMKNLELKPLDLDWSVMAAKEKEWMQHWDENIKGKGKK
- a CDS encoding zinc ribbon domain-containing protein; translated protein: MKSIKPGRGPSAMSAAGSVAAIVFGIFWTFIAFSITREAPFPIGFLFPAFGILFVGMGIFQAIYHLKNATSKQRMSLYDITDSREEADPLNLRFGEAAAARTEEERQGAKAFCPYCGEALKEDYQYCPACGKKL
- a CDS encoding aromatic acid exporter family protein, whose product is MRFLSLKIGYRTLKTAIGTAIAILLAQQFDLMFPASAGIITILCIQVTVKKSFRTAGNRILASLLGLGIGMALFSLLGYSPLAIMLAILVFMPLAVRFGIQEGFITSMVVMMHLYSSQRMDLPLVLNELALLVVGVGVALVVNLYMPSLDKELKSMQEQVEKQFSKILRELSYYLRHGESDWEGREMIETPGLLGKAIELASRSVDNRLGKREEDSYYQYFVMREKQFELLERMMPIISTLDIQVPQGHQIADFLEKLADSVHPGNTAYRFLDQLRVMRHEIRDTGLPTSREEFETRASLFVLLREIERYLFIKHELGKNEGEHPQKQSASAK
- a CDS encoding TIR domain-containing protein; translation: MSTPIKPNAFIGSSREAMDLASAIHAQVSRFVQVTPWYAGVFDPNEYTMEALERQLDLHDFGIFVFAPDDVALHRGKYVFITRDNTQFEMGLFWGKLRRQRVFAVIPREVRERDDLIPDHTVSDYHLLSDLHGLTLLTYEHRSDQNAEAAVAVACRQIARKVQELGCFQDPRKLLEQKELELLQKQSILHFFWEYNRNVTVTNAQEKYSALSEAVRNSIIPPERYRVTGAAFWQKRGNDGIGQVGGNIGRGRFFPFQPASPKAEEQQKIYVLDVFLSGKWTFFKRQELAHVYVLCYPLGYNHVLSVHFSGQQPLENADLTRIVEENIDLLRTINYLIGGDSV